The Podospora bellae-mahoneyi strain CBS 112042 chromosome 7, whole genome shotgun sequence genome includes a window with the following:
- the NPY1 gene encoding NADH pyrophosphatase (EggNog:ENOG503NY2X; COG:L), whose product MLLFLSPITRTRFLRLTQSTTTTLTFRYAYTARRSPSPASLLASSISKYKPAKMAATTATPDLPILPPEDSHLTAKFGRETANYFSGSPLNRLSFLRTDHAFLAPAFKHPSASFLLLDSLAPLVKKDDTTQLAFVSLGEIRDGLGGEDIFEKTEEELVREFNSEDEERIVVFLGMDERGVLGGHGGQQSGERFRYKDFEGVPYFAVDVSRWEGKEGLSEKLEKERGAMFYGGGPRHMGLVAGQAAMYGYARALVDWNARTPFCAQCGQRTLSVNAGTKRVCPPTDRGVERKACATRGTVSNHSFPRTDPTVIMAIVSADGSKVLLGRQRRWPKYWYSTLAGFQEPGESIEEAVRREVWEESGVQVGRVVLHSSQPWPFPASLMIGAVGQALPGEGEKIYLGHDAELESAKWFPMDEVKEALAKGTHNMGDEVPKEYVEGALRLPPQTAIANRLINSVVEGWWVASKM is encoded by the coding sequence ATGCTCTTGTTTCTTTCGCCAATAACCAGGACGAGATTTCTCAGACTCACACAATCTACCACTACCACGCTCACATTTCGCTACGCATACACAGCACGACgctccccatcaccagcatcacTATTAGCATCATCGATCAGCAAATACAAACCCGCCAAAAtggccgccaccaccgccacgcCCGACCTGCCCATCCTGCCTCCCGAGGACAGCCACCTCACGGCCAAGTTCGGCAGGGAGACGGCCAACTACTTTTCCGGGTCACCGCTCAACAGGCTTTCCTTTCTTCGGACTGACCACGCCTTTCTCGCGCCGGCGTTCAAGCACCCGTCTGCTAGCTTTTTGCTGCTGGACAGTCTGGCTCcgctggtgaagaaggatgaCACGACTCAGCTGGCGTTTGTTTCGCTGGGGGAGATTAGGGACGGGTtagggggggaggatatttttgagaagacggaggaggagctggtgagggagttcaacagtgaggatgaagagcggattgttgtttttcttgggatggatgagaggggtgttttgggtggtCATGGGGGACAACAGAGTGGGGAGAGGTTTAGGTATaaggattttgagggggtgCCGTATTTTGCGGTTGATGTATCcaggtgggaggggaaggagggattGAGTGAGAAActggaaaaggagaggggggcgaTGTTTTACGGGGGAGGGCCGAGGCATATGGGGCTTGTGGCTGGTCAGGCGGCTATGTATGGGTATGCGAGGGCGTTGGTTGATTGGAATGCGAGGACGCCGTTTTGTGCGCAGTGTGGGCAGAGGACGTTGAGTGTGAATGCGGGGACGAAGAGGGTTTGTCCGCCTACTGataggggggtggagaggaaggcttGTGCGACGAGGGGGACGGTGAGTAATCACTCTTTTCCCAGGACGGATCCGACGGTTATTATGGCGATTGTTAGTGCGGATGGGTCGAAGGTGCTTTtggggaggcagaggaggtggCCGAAGTATTGGTATTCTACACTGGCGGGGTTTCAGGAGCCGGGGGAGAGTATCGAGGAGGCGGTTaggagggaggtttgggaggagagtggggtccaggttgggagggtggtgctgcaTAGTAGTCAGCCGTGGCCTTTTCCGGCGAGTTTGATGAttggggctgttgggcaGGCGCTtcctggggagggggagaagatttATCTGGGACATGATGCTGAGTTGGAGAGCGCGAAGTGGTTTCCTATGGATGAGGTTAAGGAGGCATTGGCGAAGGGAACGCATAATATGGGGGATGAGGTGCCGAAGGAGTATGTTGAGGGGGCGTTGAGGTTGCCGCCACAGACGGCGATTGCGAATAGGTTGATTAattcggtggtggaggggtggtgggttgcgTCGAAGATGTAG
- a CDS encoding hypothetical protein (EggNog:ENOG503P2J6; COG:S), translating into MRITAEITASWPPSNHVDPETRGPNNIIVGLLLLSLAGVVLAIRIYTRVKISNGFGHDDVLICLAYVPAVAFVVLQAIGHFRLDTDRHTWDVRPELVMLSLQVGLAEQILFALATGFTKLSILALLYRVAACSRGRTKHVVFVLSGVVTLDTIVFVLVTIFQCSPISDIWTVALGPQRCINQGLHVIVASIINTILDFLIVFVPVKMVLGIQLPLPQRLTILLLFAGGLLVCIAGSVRTYLTWVMVTSPDGDITWRLYDTRFPGAVELFLGIICASAAATKPFFARYFSRLRILEKPPAADSDSKPNRPSHQANKSQQSGYLPTNDKSQFLPNLNKPLPRPPTNAGVTRHDVQPIHPGGI; encoded by the exons ATGCGGATCACAGCAGAGATAACTGCCTCCTGGCCTCCATCAAATCACGTAGATCCAGAAACTCGCGGGCCAAACAACATCATTGTCGGGTTACTTCTGTTGAGTTTAGCAGGGGTTGTTCTCGCCATACGAATCTATACACGCGTGAAGATATCCAACGGCTTCGGTCACGACGATGTGCTGATCTGCCTTGCATAC GTACCTGCGGTGGCCTTTGTGGTGCTCCAGGCCATAGGTCACTTCAGACTCGACACAGATCGTCACACGTGGGATGTACGCCCTGAACTGGTGATGCTGAGTTTGCAGGTTGG CCTTGCGGAGCAGATTCTCTTTGCCCTGGCAACAGGGTTCACCAAGCTTTCCATTCTCGCTCTCCTCTACAGAGTAGCTGCTTGCTCGAGGGGCCGGACCAAGCACGTTGTGTTTGTCCTATCCGGGGTGGTAACACTCGATACAATTGTGTTTGTGCTCGTGACGATATTCCAATGCTC ACCCATATCCGACATCTGGACAGTCGCTCTTGGGCCACAGCGCTGCATCAACCAAGGGCTTCACGTTATTGTTGCCAGTAttatcaacaccatcttggacttcctcatcgtcttcgtCCCCGtcaagatggtgttgggtaTTCAGTTGCCTCTCCCCCAACGTCTCACGATTCTTTTACTCTTTGCAGGTGGATTGCTCGTCTGCATCGCTGGCTCAGTCAGGACCTATCTCACCTGGGTCATGGTCACCAGTCCGGATGGGGATATTACTTGGCGTCTGTACGACACCAGGTTTCCAGGCGCAGTCGAGCTTTTTCTTGGTATC ATTTGCGCCTCGGCTGCAGCCACCAAACCATTCTTCGCACGCTACTTTTCACGACTCCGGATATTGGAGAAACCGCCTGCTGCTGATTCTGACAGCAAACCTAATCGACCTTCTCATCAAGCGAACAAGAGCCAGCAGTCGGGGTACTTACCTACCAATGACAAGAGCCAATTTCTTCCTAACCTAAACAAACCATTACCGCGTCCACCTACGAATGCG GGCGTTACAAGACATGACGTTCAACCAATCCATCCTGGCGGTATATGA
- the RPL10A_2 gene encoding 60S ribosomal protein L10A (BUSCO:EOG09264LBC; EggNog:ENOG503NUHC; COG:J): MSKISVAGVRQHVAELLEYSNETKKRNFLETVELQIGLKNYDPQRDKRFSGTVKLPTVPRPNMSICILGDQYDIDRAKHGGVDAMSADDLKKLNKNKKLIKKLARKYDAFVASDTLIKQIPRLLGPGLSKAGKFPTPVSHSDDLSARITEVKSTVKFQLKKVLCMGVAVGNVGMTQEQLIANIMLAINYLVSLLKKGWQNVGSLTIKATMSPPRRLY, translated from the exons ATGTCCAAGATCTCCGTCG CCGGTGTGCGTCAGCACGTCGCTGAACTCCTCGAGTACAGCAATGAGACCAAGAAGCGTAACTTCTTGGAGACTGTCGA GCTCCAGATCGGTCTCAAGAACTACGACCCCCAGCGTGACAAGCGTTTCTCCGGCACCGTCAAGCTCCCCACCGTCCCCCGCCCCAACATGAGCATCTGCATCTTGGGTGACCAGTACGATATCGATCGTGCGAAGCACGGCGGTGTTGACGCCATGAGCGCCGACGatctcaagaagctcaacaagaacaagaagctcATTAAGAAGCTTGCCCGCAAGTACGATGCCTTCGTTGCTTCCGACACCCTCATCAAGCAGATTCCCCGTCTGTTGGGTCCCGGTCTCTCCAAGG CTGGCAAGTTCCCTACCCCCGTCTCCCACAGCGATGATCTCTCCGCCAGAATCACCGAGGTCAAGTCCACCGTCAAGTTCCAGCTCAAGAAGGTTCTTTGCATGGGTGTTGCCGTTGGCAACGTTGGCATGACCCAGGAGCAGCTGATTGCCAACATCATGTTGGCCATCAACTacctcgtctccctcctcaagaagGGCTGGCAGAACGTTGGTAGCCTTACCATCAAGGCTACCATGtctcctccccgccgcctctACTAA